One stretch of Bombus vancouverensis nearcticus chromosome 16, iyBomVanc1_principal, whole genome shotgun sequence DNA includes these proteins:
- the LOC117154572 gene encoding sorting nexin-7 isoform X1, with the protein MMTSSEIEVENLSEKNVEDSAILEVSTMAVGGVIKQESRDVDFLSNCSTSVEGSVIASPSIDSFSTLPEQEISDFQTDSRDLQVKVDNPQKHLETLETYITFRITTKSMRPEFEEGEYIVRRRYNDFIWLRQKLVDLYPTHIIPPMPGKHTLLAQLDRYSKEFIIARMKLLHVFLNRVVNHPILSCDKNLYIFLTTKPAEFLIHRKNRGNVLVKMTDSLQNIASTYTMKQRHFEFEQIRDYCTALSEKLATVDKINHRIHKERQDYLLELHQLHPIFTLWATSEPELASFLLAIAKAIECNAVAHQKLLENVTNEEREYISYVDAVRNALSRRDSMQIEYEMTVEELAKKRLEKDQLMGLTSGNSSTQNWGGSLWKAESRDEKLERLGQTIPRLAKQTELLQDRVECANENLRSDLQRWNVEKQMDLKNMLISMADRQIRHYQQCMSAWEEILTGLKLDGIGSEVSVGPPIKIPV; encoded by the exons ATGATGACCTCTTCGGAAATCGAGGTAGAGAACTTGAGTGAAAAGAATGTGGAAGATTCTGCAATTTTAGAAGTAAGCACAATGGCAGTCGGCGGTGTTATTAAGCAGGAAAGCCGCGATGTCGATTTTCTTTCGAATTGTAGCACGTCCGTCGAGGGTTCTGTG ATAGCTTCTCCCTCCATTGACAGTTTCTCTACTCTACCAGAGCAAGAAATATCAGATTTTCAAACAGATTCTAGAGATCTACAAGTAAAAGTAGACAATCCTCAGAAGCATCTTGAAACGCTTGAAACTTATATTACTTTTCGTATAACAACAAAA TCCATGAGACCAGAATTTGAGGAAGGAGAATACATTGTCAGAAGACGTTACAATGATTTTATTTGGTTGCGACAAAAATTAGTGGATTTATATCCTACACATATCATACCA cCAATGCCTGGAAAACATACGTTACTTGCTCAGTTAGATCGTTATTCCAAAGAATTTATCATAGCACGCATGAAGTTGTTACATGTATTTCTTAACAGAGTTGTGAATCATCCAATTCTCAGTTGTGACAAAAATCTGTACATTTTTCTGACTACTAAACCTGCA GAATTTCTTATACATCGTAAAAATCGTGGAAATGTTCTTGTTAAAATGACTGATTCTCTGCAAAATATCGCAAGTACATATACCATGAAACAGCGTCATTTTGAATTTGAGCAAATTCGGGATTATTGTACAGCTCTTAGCGAAAAATTAGCAACTGTAGATAAAATAAATCATCGTATACATAAGGAAAGGCAAG ACTACTTGCTGGAATTGCATCAATTACATCCAATTTTCACCTTATGGGCAACTTCAGAGCCAGAATTAGCTTCCTTTCTGTTAGCTATTGCTAAAGCAATAGAATGTAATGCAGTGGCTCATCAGAAACTCTTAGAAAACGTAACGAACGAGGAACGAGAATACATTTCATATGTAGATGCAGTTAGAAATGCTTTATCCCGACGGGACTCAATGCAAATTGAATACGAAATGACCGTTGAAGAATTAGCAAAGAAAAGATTAGAGAAAGATCAG CTAATGGGTCTTACAAGCGGTAATTCTTCAACCCAAAATTGGGGTGGATCACTTTGGAAGGCAGAATCCCGTGACGAAAAATTAGAAAGACTCGGACAAACTATTCCACGACTAGCAAAGCAAACAGAATTATTGCAAGATCGTGTAGAATGTGCGAACGAAAATCTCCGAAGTGATTTACAAAGGTGGAACGTTGAAAAGCAAATGgatttgaaaaatatgttaatttcAATGGCAGATCGACAAATTCGACATTATCAGCAGTGTATGAGTGCATGGGAAGAAATTCTCACTGGTTTGAAACTGGATGGAATAGGATCCGAAGTTAGCGTAGGACCACCTATCAAGATTCCCGTTTGA
- the LOC117154572 gene encoding sorting nexin-7 isoform X2 produces MMTSSEIEVENLSEKNVEDSAILEIASPSIDSFSTLPEQEISDFQTDSRDLQVKVDNPQKHLETLETYITFRITTKSMRPEFEEGEYIVRRRYNDFIWLRQKLVDLYPTHIIPPMPGKHTLLAQLDRYSKEFIIARMKLLHVFLNRVVNHPILSCDKNLYIFLTTKPAEFLIHRKNRGNVLVKMTDSLQNIASTYTMKQRHFEFEQIRDYCTALSEKLATVDKINHRIHKERQDYLLELHQLHPIFTLWATSEPELASFLLAIAKAIECNAVAHQKLLENVTNEEREYISYVDAVRNALSRRDSMQIEYEMTVEELAKKRLEKDQLMGLTSGNSSTQNWGGSLWKAESRDEKLERLGQTIPRLAKQTELLQDRVECANENLRSDLQRWNVEKQMDLKNMLISMADRQIRHYQQCMSAWEEILTGLKLDGIGSEVSVGPPIKIPV; encoded by the exons ATGATGACCTCTTCGGAAATCGAGGTAGAGAACTTGAGTGAAAAGAATGTGGAAGATTCTGCAATTTTAGAA ATAGCTTCTCCCTCCATTGACAGTTTCTCTACTCTACCAGAGCAAGAAATATCAGATTTTCAAACAGATTCTAGAGATCTACAAGTAAAAGTAGACAATCCTCAGAAGCATCTTGAAACGCTTGAAACTTATATTACTTTTCGTATAACAACAAAA TCCATGAGACCAGAATTTGAGGAAGGAGAATACATTGTCAGAAGACGTTACAATGATTTTATTTGGTTGCGACAAAAATTAGTGGATTTATATCCTACACATATCATACCA cCAATGCCTGGAAAACATACGTTACTTGCTCAGTTAGATCGTTATTCCAAAGAATTTATCATAGCACGCATGAAGTTGTTACATGTATTTCTTAACAGAGTTGTGAATCATCCAATTCTCAGTTGTGACAAAAATCTGTACATTTTTCTGACTACTAAACCTGCA GAATTTCTTATACATCGTAAAAATCGTGGAAATGTTCTTGTTAAAATGACTGATTCTCTGCAAAATATCGCAAGTACATATACCATGAAACAGCGTCATTTTGAATTTGAGCAAATTCGGGATTATTGTACAGCTCTTAGCGAAAAATTAGCAACTGTAGATAAAATAAATCATCGTATACATAAGGAAAGGCAAG ACTACTTGCTGGAATTGCATCAATTACATCCAATTTTCACCTTATGGGCAACTTCAGAGCCAGAATTAGCTTCCTTTCTGTTAGCTATTGCTAAAGCAATAGAATGTAATGCAGTGGCTCATCAGAAACTCTTAGAAAACGTAACGAACGAGGAACGAGAATACATTTCATATGTAGATGCAGTTAGAAATGCTTTATCCCGACGGGACTCAATGCAAATTGAATACGAAATGACCGTTGAAGAATTAGCAAAGAAAAGATTAGAGAAAGATCAG CTAATGGGTCTTACAAGCGGTAATTCTTCAACCCAAAATTGGGGTGGATCACTTTGGAAGGCAGAATCCCGTGACGAAAAATTAGAAAGACTCGGACAAACTATTCCACGACTAGCAAAGCAAACAGAATTATTGCAAGATCGTGTAGAATGTGCGAACGAAAATCTCCGAAGTGATTTACAAAGGTGGAACGTTGAAAAGCAAATGgatttgaaaaatatgttaatttcAATGGCAGATCGACAAATTCGACATTATCAGCAGTGTATGAGTGCATGGGAAGAAATTCTCACTGGTTTGAAACTGGATGGAATAGGATCCGAAGTTAGCGTAGGACCACCTATCAAGATTCCCGTTTGA